A single Streptomyces mirabilis DNA region contains:
- the mycP gene encoding type VII secretion-associated serine protease mycosin gives MTRKATTSRATTHKATHKAIRKASRRATQRAGALSVLLAASLALLPSTAAHADGIRAQEWALDAMHTQQAWRTTKGQGITVAVLDTGVDDQHPDLAGNVLTGKDMVGFGAQRGDRAWARHGTAMAGIIAGHGHGVGNGDGVLGIAPEAKILPVRVILEDGDSARTRARNTRGNALAEGIRWATDQGADVINLSLGDDSKSAHPEPAEDAAVQYALKKGAVVVASAGNGGEKGDHISYPAAYPGVIAATAVDQNGTRASFSTRRWYATVSAPGVDVVIADPDDKYYEGWGTSAASAFVSGAVALIKAAHPGLSPAQIKKLLEDTARNAPSGGRDDSRGFGFIDPAAAIEAAGRLKPDSTHAAAYGKKYFGMGPDAAPDDNQPSGWVGPAAGGAGVLLLAASVILWRGRRFSGQDVSGDVPL, from the coding sequence ATGACCCGCAAGGCCACCACCAGCAGGGCCACCACCCACAAGGCCACCCACAAGGCCATCCGCAAGGCATCCCGCAGGGCCACCCAGAGGGCCGGAGCCCTGAGCGTCCTGCTGGCCGCCTCCCTCGCCCTGCTCCCGTCCACCGCCGCGCACGCCGACGGCATACGTGCCCAGGAGTGGGCCCTCGACGCGATGCACACCCAGCAGGCCTGGCGTACCACGAAGGGCCAGGGCATCACGGTCGCGGTCCTCGACACGGGCGTCGACGACCAGCATCCGGACCTGGCCGGCAACGTCCTCACCGGCAAGGACATGGTCGGCTTCGGGGCGCAGCGCGGTGACCGCGCATGGGCCCGGCACGGCACCGCGATGGCCGGGATCATCGCCGGTCACGGGCACGGCGTCGGCAATGGCGACGGAGTCCTGGGCATCGCCCCCGAAGCGAAGATACTCCCCGTCCGCGTCATCCTCGAAGACGGCGACTCGGCCCGTACGAGGGCCCGCAACACCCGTGGCAACGCCCTCGCCGAGGGCATCCGCTGGGCCACCGACCAGGGCGCCGACGTCATCAACCTCTCCCTCGGTGACGACTCCAAGTCCGCCCATCCCGAGCCAGCCGAGGACGCGGCCGTCCAGTACGCCCTGAAGAAGGGCGCGGTCGTCGTCGCCTCGGCCGGCAACGGCGGTGAGAAGGGCGACCACATCTCGTACCCGGCGGCCTACCCGGGCGTGATCGCGGCCACGGCCGTCGACCAGAACGGCACCCGCGCCTCGTTCTCCACCCGCCGCTGGTACGCCACCGTCAGCGCCCCCGGCGTCGACGTCGTCATCGCCGACCCGGACGACAAGTACTACGAGGGCTGGGGCACCAGCGCCGCCTCCGCGTTCGTCTCCGGCGCGGTCGCGCTCATCAAGGCGGCCCACCCGGGCCTGTCCCCGGCGCAGATCAAGAAGCTCCTGGAGGACACCGCCCGCAACGCCCCCAGCGGCGGCCGCGACGACTCCCGCGGCTTCGGCTTCATCGACCCCGCGGCGGCCATCGAGGCCGCCGGCCGTCTCAAGCCGGACAGCACCCACGCGGCGGCGTACGGCAAGAAGTACTTCGGTATGGGCCCCGACGCCGCCCCGGACGACAACCAGCCGTCCGGCTGGGTGGGCCCGGCGGCGGGCGGCGCGGGCGTGCTCCTGCTGGCCGCGTCGGTGATCCTGTGGCGTGGCCGCAGGTTCTCGGGGCAGGACGTGTCGGGCGACGTGCCCCTTTAG
- a CDS encoding SseB family protein, with protein sequence MANKNIPDSGFPDDDGSADPRLSAALAAWAEDRTAVRPVLEALKGARLLVPVVAVLGEVEEDENGLRHEKTSDMAVPTLKAGHRTALPAFTSTESLARWDPAARPVAVPLHQALQAAAHEKADTVVLDLAGPVPYELTGSALLALAEGRTTADPLADPAVVEAVRAAVAAEPAVLRAHLGPGEADGTLALVLDPNAAPAEAARALAGRLAADETLRARLVRGLDLALLPAGTTPPGEPLYVRQ encoded by the coding sequence GTGGCGAACAAGAACATTCCCGACTCCGGCTTCCCCGACGACGACGGCTCCGCCGATCCCCGGCTGAGCGCGGCACTCGCGGCCTGGGCCGAGGACCGCACCGCCGTACGGCCGGTCCTGGAGGCGCTCAAGGGTGCCCGGCTCCTCGTGCCCGTGGTGGCCGTCCTCGGCGAGGTCGAGGAGGACGAGAACGGGCTGCGTCACGAGAAGACCAGCGACATGGCGGTGCCCACCCTGAAGGCCGGCCACCGCACCGCCCTGCCCGCCTTCACCTCCACCGAGTCGCTGGCCCGCTGGGACCCGGCGGCCCGCCCCGTCGCCGTACCCCTGCACCAGGCCCTGCAGGCCGCCGCGCACGAGAAGGCCGACACGGTCGTCCTCGACCTGGCCGGTCCGGTGCCGTACGAACTGACCGGCTCGGCGCTGCTCGCCCTCGCCGAGGGGCGTACGACGGCGGACCCGCTCGCCGATCCCGCCGTGGTCGAGGCGGTACGCGCCGCCGTGGCCGCCGAGCCCGCCGTACTCCGCGCCCACCTGGGCCCCGGCGAGGCCGACGGCACCCTCGCGCTGGTACTGGACCCGAACGCGGCCCCGGCCGAAGCCGCCCGCGCGCTCGCCGGGCGGCTCGCCGCCGACGAAACACTGAGGGCCCGCCTGGTGCGCGGTCTCGACCTGGCACTGCTGCCGGCCGGGACGACGCCACCGGGCGAGCCCTTGTACGTACGTCAGTGA
- a CDS encoding serine hydrolase, translating into MAPHRARRRRTRRSGRRTLVHIVVASAVLVGGTAAGAVYVKAQAHDRRSLVSSPSASPGTSSSASAASSPSQETSVEPVTKPTVDRDALLTKAMKAVALEDGAEVSVAVFDIDSGEGAAYGEGAFDTASIVKVDILATLLLQAQDADRHLTATEKTYATAMITNSDNASASALWDIIGQADGLDAANKRFGLTDTSGGDGALWGLTQTTAADQLTLLQQVFGDDSELSEASRTYLQGLMGEIAADQHWGVSAAADGTQWALKNGWLARSSTGLWDINSIGRVTVDGAEYLVATLSNGNTTKAKGISVVEAAAKAAVAAFGSA; encoded by the coding sequence ATGGCCCCTCACAGAGCTCGTCGGCGTCGCACCCGCCGCTCCGGACGCAGGACCCTCGTCCACATCGTGGTGGCTTCCGCCGTCCTCGTGGGCGGTACGGCAGCGGGTGCCGTGTACGTGAAGGCACAGGCGCACGACCGCAGGAGCCTCGTATCCTCCCCCTCGGCATCGCCGGGTACGTCGTCCTCGGCGTCGGCCGCGTCATCCCCCAGCCAGGAGACATCGGTGGAACCTGTGACCAAGCCCACGGTGGACCGGGACGCCCTGCTCACCAAGGCGATGAAGGCCGTGGCCCTGGAGGACGGCGCAGAGGTGTCGGTCGCGGTGTTCGACATCGACTCCGGGGAGGGCGCCGCCTACGGCGAGGGGGCCTTCGACACGGCCAGCATCGTCAAGGTCGACATCCTCGCGACGCTGCTGCTCCAGGCGCAGGACGCGGACCGGCATCTGACGGCGACGGAGAAGACGTACGCCACCGCGATGATCACGAACAGTGACAACGCGTCCGCGTCCGCTCTGTGGGACATCATCGGGCAGGCGGACGGTCTCGACGCCGCGAACAAGCGGTTCGGACTGACCGACACCTCCGGCGGGGACGGTGCGCTGTGGGGCCTGACCCAGACCACGGCCGCCGACCAACTCACCCTGCTCCAGCAGGTGTTCGGGGACGACTCCGAACTCAGCGAGGCCTCGCGCACGTATCTCCAGGGGTTGATGGGCGAGATCGCCGCCGATCAGCACTGGGGGGTGTCGGCGGCGGCCGACGGCACGCAGTGGGCCCTCAAGAACGGGTGGCTGGCGCGGAGTTCGACCGGGCTGTGGGACATCAACAGCATCGGTCGGGTCACTGTCGACGGTGCCGAGTACCTGGTGGCGACGCTGTCCAACGGCAACACGACCAAGGCCAAGGGGATCTCGGTGGTGGAGGCGGCGGCGAAGGCGGCGGTGGCCGCGTTCGGCTCCGCGTGA
- a CDS encoding DUF1844 domain-containing protein: MSDTPPQNPDFDSMTRDIAEVPAVEVLVTVAVNLMSAAAVKLGLTEEGDKYKDLDEARKLIHALAGLLDASATEISSFHASPLRDGLKSLQLAFREASIVPDEPGQGPGEKYTGPIYG; encoded by the coding sequence ATGAGTGACACCCCTCCCCAGAACCCCGACTTCGACAGCATGACCCGCGACATCGCCGAGGTCCCCGCGGTCGAGGTCCTCGTGACGGTCGCCGTCAACCTGATGAGCGCCGCCGCCGTGAAGCTCGGTCTGACCGAGGAGGGCGACAAGTACAAGGACCTCGACGAGGCGCGCAAGCTGATCCACGCGCTGGCCGGACTGCTCGACGCGAGCGCGACCGAGATCAGTTCCTTCCACGCGTCCCCGCTGCGCGACGGCCTGAAGTCGCTGCAGCTGGCGTTCCGCGAGGCGTCGATCGTCCCGGACGAGCCGGGCCAGGGCCCGGGCGAGAAGTACACGGGCCCGATCTACGGCTAG